Proteins from a single region of Streptomyces griseiscabiei:
- the dapD gene encoding 2,3,4,5-tetrahydropyridine-2,6-dicarboxylate N-succinyltransferase, producing MTDTTAPRTTGAVAAGLATIAADGTVLDTWFPAPELKSEPGPSGTERLTAGRAAELLGGGATAAIGQDARRGVEVVAVRTVISSLDEKPIDTHDAYLRLHLLSHRLVKPHGQSLDGVFGLLANVAWTSLGPVAVDDIEKVRLNARAEGLHLQVTSIDKFPRMTDYVAPKGVRIADADRVRLGAHLAEGTTVMHEGFVNFNAGTLGTSMVEGRISAGVVVGDGSDIGGGASTMGTLSGGGNVIISIGERCLIGAEAGVGIALGDECVVEAGLYVTAGTRVTMPDGQVVKARDLSGASNILFRRNSVTGTVEARPNNAVWGGLNEILHSHN from the coding sequence ATGACCGATACGACTGCTCCTCGTACCACCGGCGCCGTGGCCGCCGGCCTCGCCACGATCGCCGCCGACGGCACCGTCCTCGACACCTGGTTCCCCGCGCCCGAACTCAAGTCCGAGCCGGGCCCCTCCGGCACCGAGCGGCTGACCGCCGGGCGCGCCGCGGAGCTGCTGGGCGGTGGCGCGACCGCCGCGATCGGTCAGGACGCGCGCCGGGGCGTCGAGGTCGTCGCGGTCCGCACGGTCATCTCCTCGCTCGACGAGAAGCCGATCGACACGCACGACGCCTACCTGCGCCTGCACCTGCTCTCCCACCGTCTGGTGAAGCCGCACGGCCAGAGCCTGGACGGCGTCTTCGGCCTCCTCGCCAACGTCGCCTGGACCTCGCTCGGCCCGGTCGCCGTCGACGACATCGAGAAGGTCCGCCTCAACGCCCGCGCCGAGGGCCTGCACCTCCAGGTCACCTCGATCGACAAGTTCCCGCGCATGACGGACTACGTGGCCCCCAAGGGCGTCCGGATCGCCGACGCCGACCGGGTCCGCCTCGGCGCGCACCTCGCCGAGGGCACCACGGTCATGCACGAGGGCTTCGTCAACTTCAACGCGGGCACTCTCGGCACGTCGATGGTCGAGGGCCGGATCTCCGCCGGTGTCGTCGTCGGCGACGGCTCGGACATCGGCGGCGGCGCCTCCACCATGGGCACGCTCTCCGGCGGCGGCAACGTCATCATCTCCATCGGCGAGCGCTGCCTGATCGGCGCCGAGGCGGGCGTCGGCATCGCGCTGGGCGACGAGTGCGTCGTCGAGGCCGGCCTCTACGTCACCGCCGGCACCCGTGTCACCATGCCCGACGGCCAGGTCGTCAAGGCCCGCGACCTCTCCGGCGCCTCGAACATCCTCTTCCGCCGCAACTCGGTCACCGGCACGGTCGAGGCCCGCCCGAACAACGCGGTCTGGGGCGGCCTCAACGAGATCCTGCACAGCCACAACTGA
- a CDS encoding ArsR/SmtB family transcription factor, which produces MLDVTVIEDPEAAAVSLDPIRARLLAELAAGPASAAMLAGKVGLPRQKVNYHLKALEKHGLVELAGERRKGNVTERLMRATAASYVISPLALAAVQPDPDRFRDQLSARWLLALGARLVRDVGSLITGAAKARKRLATYALDGEVTFASAADRAAFVQELTAGVSALVRKYDAPDTQGGRGHRIVVAVHPTLKPRPADEPDPSALPVQPEPPAQ; this is translated from the coding sequence ATGTTGGACGTCACCGTGATCGAGGACCCCGAGGCAGCGGCGGTCTCGCTGGACCCCATACGCGCCCGGCTGCTCGCCGAGCTGGCGGCCGGGCCCGCGTCCGCGGCCATGCTGGCCGGGAAGGTCGGGCTGCCGAGGCAGAAGGTGAACTACCACCTGAAGGCGCTGGAGAAGCACGGCCTGGTCGAGCTGGCGGGGGAGCGCCGCAAGGGCAATGTCACCGAGCGGCTGATGCGCGCCACCGCCGCGTCGTATGTGATCTCACCGCTCGCGCTCGCCGCCGTGCAGCCGGATCCGGACCGTTTCCGTGACCAGCTCTCCGCGCGGTGGCTGCTGGCGCTCGGGGCCCGGCTGGTCCGGGACGTCGGATCGCTGATCACCGGCGCGGCCAAGGCCCGCAAGCGCCTCGCGACCTACGCGCTCGACGGCGAGGTCACCTTCGCCTCGGCCGCCGACCGGGCCGCGTTCGTCCAGGAGCTGACGGCCGGGGTGAGCGCGCTCGTCCGCAAGTACGACGCCCCCGACACCCAGGGCGGCCGGGGTCACCGGATCGTCGTGGCCGTCCACCCGACACTCAAGCCGCGGCCCGCCGACGAGCCCGACCCGTCCGCCCTCCCGGTGCAGCCGGAACCACCCGCTCAGTAA
- a CDS encoding SigE family RNA polymerase sigma factor, translating into MDAAGQESFREFVAGRSSALLRTAVLLSGGDRHAAEDLLQNALIKAAGRWQRIDEPEAYVRRILYRQQVSRWRLKWRRRELTVAEPPESAGAADGAAGVELRLVMRGALARLTDRQRTVLVLRYFEDLPEGEVARILGCSVGTVRSTTHRSLARLRELAPELAALGPAAAEQEPSRDLSPVEVRP; encoded by the coding sequence ATGGATGCCGCGGGGCAGGAGAGTTTCCGGGAATTCGTGGCCGGGCGGTCGTCGGCCCTGCTGAGGACGGCCGTGCTGCTGAGCGGCGGCGACCGGCACGCCGCCGAGGACCTGCTGCAGAACGCGCTGATCAAGGCCGCCGGGCGCTGGCAGCGGATCGACGAGCCCGAGGCGTACGTACGGCGGATCCTCTACCGGCAGCAGGTCAGCCGGTGGCGGCTGAAGTGGCGGCGCCGCGAGCTGACCGTCGCCGAGCCGCCCGAGAGCGCCGGTGCCGCGGACGGTGCCGCGGGGGTCGAGCTGCGGCTCGTGATGCGCGGGGCGCTGGCCCGGCTCACCGACCGGCAGCGGACCGTGCTGGTGCTGCGGTACTTCGAGGACCTGCCCGAGGGCGAGGTGGCCCGGATCCTCGGGTGCTCCGTCGGGACCGTCCGGTCCACCACCCACCGCTCGCTCGCCCGGCTGCGCGAACTCGCGCCCGAACTGGCCGCGCTCGGGCCCGCGGCGGCCGAGCAGGAGCCGTCCCGTGACTTGTCGCCCGTGGAGGTGCGTCCGTGA
- a CDS encoding DMT family transporter, producing MGYLLLAGAIAAEVAATTAMKYSEGFSRLWPSLVTGVGYVVSFVLLAQALKTMSIGTAYAIWAGVGTATVAALGLVLFGEGLSVSKVAGIALIIAGVVVLNLGGAH from the coding sequence ATGGGATATCTGTTGCTCGCCGGCGCCATAGCCGCCGAGGTGGCCGCCACCACCGCCATGAAGTACAGCGAGGGCTTCAGCAGGCTGTGGCCGTCACTGGTCACCGGTGTGGGGTACGTCGTCTCCTTCGTCCTGCTCGCCCAGGCGCTCAAGACGATGTCGATCGGCACGGCGTACGCGATCTGGGCCGGCGTCGGCACCGCGACCGTCGCCGCGCTCGGGCTGGTGCTCTTCGGGGAGGGCCTGAGCGTCTCCAAGGTCGCCGGAATCGCGCTGATCATCGCGGGAGTCGTGGTGCTGAACCTGGGAGGCGCCCACTGA
- a CDS encoding alkaline phosphatase PhoX: protein MPLTRRDFARRSAVTGAGVALAGSVGALATAPNALASTDTDTDSAGDDAAHDGDGSARGADRRAGVGYGPLVPDPRGILALPAGFTYRIIAHSGRTKLESGEFTPGKHDGTAAFPGPRGTTLLVNNHELKGPRANWEFPVPLTEGLVYDPAAAGGCTVVEVRPDGRVAEWVGIAGTSTNCAGGSTPWNTWLTCEENSDRAGVNGMTKDHGYVFEVDPCDRRANRAPKPLKFFGRYDHEAVVIDPRRGHAYLTEDAAAPNGLFFRWTPPKGFAHGPGRFRTLADDAGVLQAPRCYDSGGRFVDDLSRATRIGTVYGVDWLDVPDRDARTVAVRKQFTDTEITRARKLEGMWWGDGGAYIVSSYARDESPEQHDGQVWFYDPKRRTLTLKVLLGVNPDPSADGALDGPDNITVSPYGGIVLAEDGEGVSHLFGATDSGRTYPIARNDLNIGTDDEPEYSEFAGVTFSPDGRTLYANIQTPGILLAITGPWKRQKR from the coding sequence ATGCCGCTCACCCGCAGGGACTTCGCCAGACGATCCGCGGTCACCGGAGCCGGTGTCGCGCTGGCCGGCAGCGTGGGCGCACTCGCCACCGCACCGAACGCCCTCGCGTCGACGGACACGGACACCGACTCGGCCGGTGACGACGCGGCCCACGACGGCGACGGCAGCGCGCGCGGGGCGGACCGTCGCGCCGGCGTCGGCTACGGCCCGCTCGTCCCCGACCCCCGGGGCATCCTGGCGCTGCCCGCCGGCTTCACGTACCGGATCATCGCGCACAGCGGGAGGACCAAGCTGGAGTCGGGCGAGTTCACCCCCGGCAAGCACGACGGCACCGCCGCCTTCCCCGGCCCCCGCGGCACCACCCTCCTCGTCAACAACCACGAACTGAAGGGCCCCCGGGCCAACTGGGAGTTCCCGGTGCCGCTCACCGAGGGGCTCGTCTACGACCCCGCCGCGGCCGGCGGCTGCACCGTCGTCGAGGTCCGGCCGGACGGACGCGTCGCCGAGTGGGTCGGCATCGCGGGCACCTCCACCAACTGCGCGGGCGGCAGCACCCCCTGGAACACCTGGCTCACCTGCGAGGAGAACTCCGACCGGGCCGGCGTCAACGGCATGACCAAGGACCATGGCTACGTCTTCGAGGTCGACCCCTGCGACCGCCGCGCCAACCGCGCCCCGAAGCCGCTGAAGTTCTTCGGCCGCTACGACCACGAGGCCGTCGTCATCGACCCCAGGCGCGGCCACGCCTACCTCACCGAGGACGCGGCGGCCCCCAACGGCCTCTTCTTCCGCTGGACCCCGCCCAAGGGATTCGCCCACGGCCCCGGGAGGTTCCGTACCCTCGCCGACGACGCGGGCGTCCTGCAGGCGCCCCGCTGCTACGACTCCGGCGGCCGGTTCGTCGACGACCTCTCCCGCGCCACGAGGATCGGCACGGTGTACGGGGTCGACTGGCTCGACGTCCCCGACCGCGACGCGAGGACCGTCGCCGTGCGCAAGCAGTTCACCGACACCGAGATCACCCGCGCCCGCAAACTGGAGGGCATGTGGTGGGGCGACGGCGGCGCGTACATCGTCTCCTCCTACGCCCGTGACGAGAGCCCCGAACAGCACGACGGCCAGGTCTGGTTCTACGACCCCAAGCGCCGCACCCTCACCCTGAAGGTCCTGCTCGGCGTCAACCCGGACCCGTCCGCCGACGGCGCCCTCGACGGCCCCGACAACATCACGGTCTCCCCGTACGGCGGCATCGTCCTCGCCGAGGACGGCGAGGGCGTCTCGCACCTCTTCGGCGCCACCGACAGCGGTCGCACGTACCCGATCGCCCGCAACGACCTCAACATCGGCACCGACGACGAGCCGGAATACAGCGAGTTCGCCGGCGTCACCTTCTCGCCCGACGGCAGGACCCTGTACGCCAATATCCAGACCCCGGGAATCCTGCTCGCCATCACGGGGCCGTGGAAGCGGCAGAAGCGGTAG
- a CDS encoding SRPBCC family protein — protein MPKEFEIAREFEVDATPEEVWEAVTAGTGGWLWPMETPEPRIGGRGPFGSEVIAWEPPHRYSNRVEDVEGISEQTANQLDYTIEPRDDGRRAWVRYVHSGVFVDDWDNQYDGAAKHTEFYLHTLRQYLTRFAGRTVTAFATFDGPETAGGADALTVVGRALGLADDTAAGARVQAEGPDGRLLDAVVDYRNPYFIGLRTDDALLRFFGRNHWGHRVGMSVHDFAPGADAKADENAWQGWLNGVFSQP, from the coding sequence ATGCCCAAGGAATTCGAGATCGCCCGGGAGTTCGAGGTCGATGCCACGCCCGAGGAGGTGTGGGAGGCGGTCACCGCCGGGACCGGTGGGTGGCTGTGGCCGATGGAGACGCCCGAGCCGAGGATCGGCGGCAGAGGGCCGTTCGGCTCCGAGGTCATCGCCTGGGAGCCGCCCCACCGGTACAGCAACCGCGTCGAGGACGTCGAGGGGATCTCCGAGCAGACCGCCAACCAGCTCGACTACACGATCGAGCCGCGCGACGACGGCCGACGGGCCTGGGTGCGGTACGTGCACAGTGGTGTCTTCGTCGACGACTGGGACAACCAGTACGACGGCGCCGCCAAGCACACCGAGTTCTATCTGCACACCCTGCGCCAGTATCTGACGCGCTTCGCGGGCCGTACGGTCACCGCGTTCGCCACCTTCGACGGGCCCGAGACGGCCGGCGGCGCCGACGCGCTCACCGTCGTCGGGCGGGCGCTCGGCCTCGCGGACGACACCGCCGCCGGGGCCCGCGTCCAGGCCGAGGGCCCCGACGGGCGGCTCCTCGACGCCGTCGTCGACTACCGGAACCCGTACTTCATCGGTCTGCGCACCGACGACGCCCTCCTCCGCTTCTTCGGCCGCAACCACTGGGGCCACCGCGTCGGCATGAGCGTCCACGACTTCGCGCCGGGCGCCGACGCGAAGGCCGACGAGAACGCGTGGCAGGGCTGGCTGAACGGGGTGTTCAGCCAGCCCTGA
- a CDS encoding YihY/virulence factor BrkB family protein, translating to MDEKRPEAGRVGGEPETERAPGADSPAGLPRRSWWAVVRRTAKEFQDDELADRAAALTYYGVLSMFPALLVLVSTLGVVGQRATDRILDNIGDLAPGPARDILRDAVVQLGQSGGTGGVLAIAGLLAAVWSASGYVAAFIRTSNAVYDLPEGRPVWKLTPLRIALTLVLMVMLAVSALIVVFTGPLAERAGTTIGLGDAAIAVWDIVKWPVLLVLVTLMIALLYWAAPNVRGRGFRRVSPGGVLATLVWLAASAGFAVYAANFGSYNKTYGTLAGAVVFLVWLWLTNLAILLGLEFDAELSRERAITEGHAPTDEPYAEPRDTRTWPPHLQALHEAHARTTNTRTTTNGDSGSADKD from the coding sequence ATGGACGAGAAGCGGCCGGAGGCCGGACGGGTGGGCGGGGAACCGGAGACCGAGCGGGCGCCTGGCGCGGACAGCCCCGCCGGACTGCCGAGGCGTTCGTGGTGGGCGGTGGTGCGGCGCACGGCCAAGGAGTTCCAGGACGACGAACTCGCCGACCGGGCGGCCGCGTTGACGTACTACGGCGTCCTGTCGATGTTCCCCGCGCTGCTGGTGCTGGTGTCGACGCTCGGCGTCGTGGGACAGCGCGCGACCGACAGGATCCTGGACAACATCGGCGACCTGGCCCCGGGCCCCGCGCGGGACATCCTGCGGGACGCGGTCGTCCAGCTGGGCCAGAGCGGCGGGACGGGCGGGGTGCTGGCGATCGCCGGCCTGCTGGCGGCGGTGTGGTCGGCCTCGGGATATGTGGCCGCGTTCATCCGTACGTCCAACGCGGTGTACGACCTGCCGGAGGGCCGCCCGGTGTGGAAGCTGACGCCGCTGCGGATCGCCCTGACCCTGGTGCTGATGGTGATGCTGGCGGTGAGCGCGCTGATCGTCGTCTTCACGGGCCCGCTGGCCGAGCGCGCGGGCACCACGATCGGGCTCGGCGACGCGGCGATCGCGGTGTGGGACATCGTCAAGTGGCCCGTGCTGCTGGTGCTGGTGACGCTGATGATCGCGCTGCTGTACTGGGCCGCGCCCAACGTCCGCGGCCGGGGCTTCCGCCGGGTCAGCCCCGGCGGGGTCCTCGCCACCCTCGTCTGGCTGGCCGCGTCCGCCGGTTTCGCCGTCTACGCGGCCAACTTCGGCTCCTACAACAAGACCTACGGCACCCTCGCCGGAGCCGTCGTCTTCCTCGTCTGGCTCTGGCTCACCAACCTGGCCATCCTCCTGGGCCTCGAATTCGACGCGGAACTCTCCCGGGAACGCGCCATCACCGAGGGCCACGCCCCCACGGACGAGCCCTACGCCGAACCCCGGGACACCCGCACCTGGCCACCTCACCTGCAGGCCCTCCACGAGGCCCACGCGCGCACCACGAACACCCGCACCACCACGAACGGCGACTCGGGCTCGGCGGACAAGGACTGA
- a CDS encoding TetR/AcrR family transcriptional regulator produces the protein MARRYDPERRQRIIDAAIRVVGDKGIAGLSHRSVAAEADVPLGSTTYHFKTLDDLMVAALRQANDGFARTVAAREALRDPGTDLATELAALGGDWLAGDRTGLEVEYELYLAALRRPALRPVADEWGRGFADCLAGRTDPVTARALVALLDGIFLQVLLTGAPYDEEYTREVLARVIP, from the coding sequence ATGGCCCGGCGCTATGACCCCGAGCGACGGCAGCGGATCATCGACGCCGCGATCCGGGTCGTGGGGGACAAGGGCATCGCCGGGCTGAGCCACCGGAGCGTGGCCGCCGAGGCGGACGTACCGCTCGGCTCGACGACGTACCACTTCAAGACCCTCGACGATCTGATGGTGGCCGCGCTGCGGCAGGCCAACGACGGCTTCGCGAGGACCGTCGCCGCGCGCGAGGCGCTGCGCGACCCCGGCACCGACCTCGCCACCGAACTGGCCGCACTCGGCGGCGACTGGCTCGCCGGCGACCGTACGGGCCTGGAGGTCGAGTACGAGCTGTACCTCGCCGCGCTGCGCAGGCCCGCCCTGCGGCCCGTCGCCGACGAGTGGGGCCGGGGCTTCGCCGACTGCCTCGCCGGCCGCACCGACCCGGTGACCGCGCGCGCCCTCGTCGCGCTGCTCGACGGGATCTTCCTCCAGGTCCTGCTCACCGGGGCGCCGTACGACGAGGAGTACACACGGGAGGTGCTGGCCCGGGTGATCCCGTGA
- a CDS encoding phage holin family protein, translating into MATSTTETRPQRIARSLRSARSAQTARPGPGEHDHHSVGELVGQATEQLSLLVRQEVALAKQELAEKGRRAGRGGGLLGAAGAVAYVGFMTLAGAGAAALSLVLDVWAAALVVMAVLFVIAAVLAMVGRGQLRRATPPRPELALDSVKADMDEIKGRAGR; encoded by the coding sequence ATGGCGACCAGTACGACCGAGACCAGGCCCCAGCGGATCGCGCGCTCCCTGCGGTCCGCGCGCTCCGCGCAAACCGCGCGTCCGGGGCCGGGCGAACACGACCACCACTCCGTGGGCGAGCTGGTCGGGCAGGCCACCGAACAGCTCTCCCTGCTCGTACGACAGGAGGTCGCGCTCGCGAAGCAGGAGCTGGCCGAGAAGGGGCGGCGCGCGGGGCGCGGCGGAGGGCTCCTGGGCGCGGCCGGCGCGGTCGCGTACGTGGGGTTCATGACGCTGGCCGGGGCCGGGGCCGCGGCGCTCTCCCTGGTGCTGGACGTGTGGGCGGCAGCCCTCGTCGTGATGGCCGTGCTGTTCGTGATCGCGGCGGTGCTGGCGATGGTGGGACGCGGGCAGCTGCGGAGGGCGACCCCGCCCAGGCCGGAGCTGGCGCTCGACAGCGTCAAGGCGGACATGGACGAGATCAAGGGGAGGGCCGGGCGATGA
- the dapA gene encoding 4-hydroxy-tetrahydrodipicolinate synthase, with protein sequence MTTTHHAHRTHRTHRPTPFGRALCAMVTPFTASGALDLDGAQRLADRLVTEGCDGLVLSGTTGESPTTTDTEKAELIRAVRAAVGDRAVIVAGVGTADTRHTVELALAAEKAGADGLLAVTPYYSRPPQDAVEAHFRDLADASGLPLALYDIPGRTGTRIEPETMIRLAAHPRIVAVKDCAYDLLGTQRVLAETELAYYTGCDEYALALYALGGSGFIGTVANAAPGPFRAVLDAFDAGDTAGAARLQRRTIPLTGLMMSSGLPGTVTAKALLNRLGLPAGPVRAPLRPAGQEVTDGLLAAYEELVSSSVR encoded by the coding sequence ATGACCACCACTCACCACGCCCACCGCACGCACCGCACCCACCGCCCCACTCCCTTCGGCCGTGCCCTCTGCGCGATGGTCACGCCCTTCACCGCGTCCGGGGCGCTCGACCTCGACGGGGCCCAGCGGCTGGCCGACCGGCTGGTGACGGAGGGGTGCGACGGTCTTGTGCTCTCCGGTACGACGGGCGAGTCACCGACGACGACGGACACGGAGAAGGCGGAGCTGATCCGCGCGGTGCGCGCGGCGGTCGGCGACCGGGCGGTGATCGTGGCCGGGGTGGGCACCGCCGACACCCGGCACACCGTGGAACTGGCGCTGGCCGCCGAGAAGGCGGGCGCGGACGGCCTCCTGGCGGTCACGCCGTACTACAGCAGGCCCCCGCAGGACGCGGTCGAGGCGCACTTCCGCGACCTCGCCGACGCCTCGGGGCTGCCGCTCGCCCTGTACGACATCCCCGGCCGCACCGGCACCCGCATCGAACCCGAGACGATGATCCGGCTGGCGGCCCACCCCCGGATCGTGGCGGTGAAGGACTGCGCGTACGACCTCCTCGGCACCCAGCGGGTGCTGGCCGAGACGGAGCTGGCGTACTACACGGGCTGCGACGAGTACGCCCTCGCGCTGTACGCGCTCGGCGGGTCCGGCTTCATCGGCACGGTCGCGAACGCGGCGCCGGGCCCCTTCCGGGCGGTCCTCGACGCCTTCGACGCGGGGGACACCGCCGGGGCGGCCCGCCTCCAGCGCCGGACGATCCCGCTCACCGGGCTGATGATGTCCTCGGGTCTGCCCGGCACCGTCACGGCGAAGGCGCTCCTGAACCGCCTCGGCCTCCCCGCCGGCCCGGTCCGCGCACCGCTGCGGCCCGCCGGTCAGGAGGTGACCGACGGGCTGCTGGCTGCGTACGAGGAACTGGTCAGCTCCAGCGTTCGGTGA
- a CDS encoding antibiotic biosynthesis monooxygenase, translating into MTRRTDLHPVLDRPDVGASFFSTWEVGTPERQRRTVEAIADTWERRPWPTAGLSGYFVYTAEDGSGLLHHSQWADEQAYEAFVKTHRQERNDAVDTAVPGIERVGLERYRWYRGITGGEGRAVRVPGCVVIVDVEFDGPDPARQRAWVDAVEEALAAEPDARAGGISAHFHLSTDGTRVLNYAEWETARHHIDALAAPGAGIGSPSPLWERVQTWPGLLKTGSVKRYEYALGLVPG; encoded by the coding sequence ATGACCCGTCGTACGGACCTCCACCCCGTCCTCGACCGCCCCGATGTCGGGGCGTCCTTCTTCAGCACCTGGGAGGTGGGCACCCCCGAGCGGCAACGCCGGACCGTCGAGGCCATCGCCGACACCTGGGAGCGGCGGCCGTGGCCGACGGCGGGGCTGTCGGGGTACTTCGTCTACACCGCCGAGGACGGCTCCGGTCTGCTGCACCATTCGCAGTGGGCCGACGAACAGGCGTACGAGGCCTTCGTCAAGACGCATCGGCAGGAGCGCAACGACGCCGTCGACACCGCCGTCCCCGGGATCGAGCGGGTGGGGCTCGAACGGTATCGGTGGTACCGCGGCATCACGGGCGGCGAGGGACGGGCCGTGCGCGTGCCGGGGTGTGTGGTGATCGTCGATGTCGAGTTCGACGGGCCGGACCCGGCGCGGCAGCGGGCCTGGGTGGATGCCGTGGAGGAGGCGCTCGCCGCCGAGCCGGACGCGCGCGCCGGCGGCATCTCCGCCCACTTCCACCTCAGCACCGACGGCACCCGCGTCCTCAACTACGCCGAGTGGGAGACCGCCCGCCATCACATCGACGCCCTGGCCGCACCCGGTGCCGGCATCGGCTCGCCCTCGCCGCTCTGGGAGCGCGTACAGACCTGGCCCGGCCTGCTGAAGACCGGCTCGGTCAAGCGGTACGAGTACGCCCTCGGCCTGGTCCCCGGCTGA
- a CDS encoding endonuclease/exonuclease/phosphatase family protein translates to MPSKRTARIGALTVATICSTVSAVVLTSPAEADSIRIHDIQGTTRTSPLVGQQVAGVQGIVTGVRTYGSRGFWIQDPQADTNPATSEGVFVFTSSRPTVSVGDAVTVAGTVGEFIPGGTSSGNQSVTQISRPTITVVSTGNAVPAATVIDHKSVPKKYAPVGDPAAAGSVNGLTLAPDTYALDYYESLEGMNVQVADTRVVGATDPFTELWVTVKPRENDSRRGGTVYDSYTSQNTGRIQIQSLGAVADFPKANVGDTLEGTTAGPLDYNQFGGYTLVANQLGTLKQGGLERETTQKQERGELAVATYNVENLDPSDASFADHAAAIVHNLQSPDIVALEEIQDNNGATNDGTVAADRTVKKLIDAITAAGGPAYDWRSIDPVNLADGGEPGGNIRQVFLFNPERVSFTDRAGGDATTAVGVTQEDGEARLTVSPGRVDPANAAWTNSRKPLVGEFSFRGKSVFVIANHFASKGGDQALHSEFQPPKRSSETQRHLQATAVNGFVKQILAKDKKAAVIALGDINDFEFSDTTELLEDGGALWSAVKSLPKYERYSYVFQGNTQVLDQILVSRSIRRADGFAYDSVHTNAEFNDQISDHDPQVLRFEP, encoded by the coding sequence TTGCCGAGCAAGAGAACCGCGCGCATCGGCGCGCTGACCGTCGCCACCATCTGCTCCACCGTGTCCGCCGTGGTCCTGACCTCGCCCGCAGAGGCGGACTCCATCCGCATCCACGACATCCAGGGCACCACCCGGACGTCCCCGCTCGTCGGCCAGCAGGTCGCCGGGGTGCAGGGCATCGTCACCGGCGTGCGCACCTACGGTTCGCGCGGCTTCTGGATCCAGGACCCCCAGGCGGACACCAACCCCGCCACGAGCGAGGGTGTCTTCGTCTTCACCAGCTCCCGGCCGACGGTCTCGGTGGGCGACGCGGTGACGGTCGCGGGCACGGTCGGCGAGTTCATACCGGGCGGCACTTCGTCCGGAAACCAGTCTGTGACGCAGATCTCCCGCCCGACGATCACGGTCGTCTCCACGGGCAACGCCGTCCCGGCCGCGACCGTCATCGACCACAAGTCCGTGCCGAAGAAGTACGCCCCGGTCGGTGACCCGGCCGCCGCCGGCTCGGTCAACGGCCTCACGCTCGCCCCGGACACGTACGCCCTGGACTACTACGAGTCCCTGGAGGGCATGAACGTCCAGGTCGCCGACACCCGCGTGGTCGGCGCCACCGACCCGTTCACCGAGCTGTGGGTCACGGTGAAGCCCCGGGAGAACGACAGCCGCCGCGGCGGCACGGTCTACGACTCCTACACCTCGCAGAACACCGGCCGGATCCAGATCCAGTCCCTCGGCGCGGTCGCCGACTTCCCGAAGGCGAACGTCGGCGACACCCTGGAGGGCACCACGGCCGGTCCGCTGGACTACAACCAGTTCGGCGGCTACACCCTCGTCGCCAACCAGCTCGGCACCCTGAAGCAGGGCGGTCTGGAGCGCGAGACGACCCAGAAGCAGGAGCGCGGCGAGCTGGCCGTGGCGACCTACAACGTCGAGAACCTGGACCCCTCGGACGCCTCCTTCGCGGACCACGCGGCGGCGATCGTGCACAACCTGCAGTCGCCCGACATCGTGGCCCTGGAGGAGATCCAGGACAACAACGGCGCCACCAACGACGGTACGGTCGCCGCCGACCGGACGGTGAAGAAGCTGATCGACGCGATCACGGCGGCGGGCGGCCCGGCGTACGACTGGCGCTCCATCGACCCGGTGAACCTCGCGGACGGCGGTGAGCCCGGCGGCAACATCCGCCAGGTCTTCCTGTTCAACCCCGAGCGGGTCTCCTTCACCGACCGTGCGGGCGGCGACGCCACGACGGCCGTCGGCGTGACGCAGGAGGACGGCGAGGCCCGGCTGACGGTCTCCCCCGGCCGTGTCGACCCGGCGAACGCCGCCTGGACGAACAGCCGCAAGCCGCTGGTCGGCGAATTCTCCTTCCGCGGCAAGTCCGTCTTCGTGATCGCGAACCACTTCGCGTCCAAGGGCGGCGACCAGGCGCTGCACTCGGAGTTCCAGCCGCCGAAGCGCTCCTCGGAGACCCAGCGCCACCTCCAGGCGACCGCCGTGAACGGCTTCGTGAAGCAGATCCTCGCGAAGGACAAGAAGGCGGCCGTCATCGCCCTCGGCGACATCAACGACTTCGAGTTCTCCGACACCACGGAGCTGCTGGAGGACGGCGGCGCCCTGTGGTCGGCGGTCAAGTCGCTGCCGAAGTACGAGCGCTACTCGTACGTCTTCCAGGGCAACACCCAGGTCCTCGACCAGATCCTGGTCAGCCGGTCGATCCGGCGCGCCGACGGATTCGCGTACGACAGTGTGCACACGAACGCGGAGTTCAACGACCAGATCAGCGACCACGACCCGCAGGTGCTGCGCTTCGAGCCGTAG